One window from the genome of Sesamum indicum cultivar Zhongzhi No. 13 linkage group LG15, S_indicum_v1.0, whole genome shotgun sequence encodes:
- the LOC105177230 gene encoding homeobox-leucine zipper protein HOX21 yields MAFVPAESMFRNHEDSHFPSSSPCAPQDFHGVPEFLMRRSMSFSGMERPEDQLQPEDEMSDDGSQLLGEKKRRLNLEQVKALEKSFELGNKLEPERKMQLARALGLQPRQIAIWFQNRRARWKTKQLEKDYDMLKRQFEALKADNDALKSQNKKLQTQLLALKTRDSTGSGAINLNKENEGSWSNVSENSCEVNLNTTSTDSTLYPHPHHHQTNKNPVINFPSAIGPSSLTQLLQRPDHHLQLCQKMDHAPVSNDGFGNMFGAGIEENQDFWPWPEQQNFN; encoded by the exons ATGGCTTTTGTCCCGGCGGAATCCATGTTCCGCAACCATGAAGACAGCCATTTTCCATCATCTTCACCTTGTGCTCCTCAGGATTTCCATG GCGTGCCCGAGTTCTTGATGAGGAGATCCATGTCATTTTCAGGGATGGAGCGGCCAGAAGATCAATTGCAGCCAGAGGACGAGATGTCGGACGACGGTTCACAACTGCTAGgggagaagaagaggaggcTGAACCTGGAGCAGGTGAAGGCCTTGGAGAAGAGCTTTGAGTTAGGCAACAAGCTGGAGCCGGAGAGGAAAATGCAGCTAGCTCGAGCTTTGGGTCTTCAGCCCCGGCAGATTGCTATATGGTTCCAGAACAGGAGGGCCAGGTGGAAGACCAAACAATTGGAGAAGGATTATGATATGCTGAAGAGACAGTTTGAGGCACTCAAGGCTGATAATGATGCCCTCAAGTCCCAGAACAAGAAGCTTCAAACACAG TTATTGGCCCTGAAAACAAGAGACTCAACGGGATCAGGAGCAATCAACCTGAACAAAGAGAACGAGGGTTCCTGGAGCAACGTAAGTGAGAACAGTTGCGAGGTCAACCTCAACACAACATCAACAGACAGCACATTGTatcctcatcctcatcatcatcaaaccAACAAAAACCCCGTCATTAATTTCCCTTCAGCCATCGGCCCTTCCAGCCTAACACAACTCCTCCAAAGGCCGGACCATCACCTCCAACTATGTCAAAAGATGGATCACGCCCCCGTCTCCAACGACGGCTTCGGCAACATGTTTGGCGCCGGCATTGAAGAAAACCAGGATTTCTGGCCATGGCCCGAACagcaaaatttcaattaa
- the LOC105177231 gene encoding uncharacterized protein At5g39865-like — protein sequence MGCASSKQKVCRNCQAPCSPVRRSYSMSVHHPRSRTGDSYHLVSLTSSTLGSLKLDPLIQPHLVEDKDEGEAPLNQYQTVVEEKASLGNEEIVGAKSAKEEFEMGMIEAKTWSKMINEKIPKVLPRTPIRTPPGEPETINAWEMMEGLEDISPLRPVNHFRSFSFHVPSHSSLSSIDDQPTPRVKENGDASPKPAWLDLADSDSNSNSNDTSIVSEFDPEVIATFRRALEDLPPTNPFHLKPVDGENEQPAKDSALELTDGKDVTGGTDKIAPRLTDKLVVYFTSLRGVRKTYEDCCHVRVILKGLGVKVDERDVSMHAGFKEELKELLGEGFGGGSLPRVFLGKKCIGGADEIRRLNEEGKLEKLVESCELVDDAGGGGNGNVCEACGDIRFVPCETCSGSCKIYYEGDYDEEELDESDHEYGFHRCPDCNENGLIRCPVCCG from the coding sequence ATGGGTTGTGCGTCGTCGAAGCAAAAAGTATGCCGGAATTGCCAGGCACCTTGTTCTCCGGTGCGGCGGAGTTACTCAATGAGCGTTCACCACCCTCGTTCAAGAACAGGGGACAGCTATCATCTGGTGTCTCTCACTTCATCCACATTGGGTTCTTTGAAGCTTGATCCGTTGATTCAGCCTCATCTTGTGGAAGATAAAGACGAGGGCGAGGCTCCATTGAATCAGTATCAGACTGTTGTAGAGGAGAAGGCCTCATTGGGAAATGAGGAGATTGTTGGGGCAAAGTCAGCTAAAGAGGAATTTGAAATGGGGATGATTGAGGCCAAGACCTGGTCCAAGATGATCAATGAGAAAATCCCAAAAGTTCTCCCTAGAACACCGATAAGAACCCCTCCGGGAGAACCGGAGACGATCAATGCTTGGGAGATGATGGAGGGTCTTGAAGATATTAGTCCACTTAGGCCTGTTAATCATTTCCGTAGCTTTTCCTTTCATGTGCCTAGCCATTCGAGTTTATCTTCGATTGATGATCAACCAACCCCAAGAGTGAAAGAAAATGGCGACGCATCGCCTAAGCCAGCATGGTTAGACTTGGCTGATAGTGATTCAAATTCGAATTCGAATGATACATCTATAGTATCCGAATTTGATCCTGAGGTTATAGCTACATTCAGAAGAGCGCTCGAGGACCTTCCACCAACCAATCCTTTTCACCTCAAGCCAGTGGATGGTGAAAATGAGCAGCCGGCCAAGGATTCTGCATTGGAGTTAACGGACGGGAAAGATGTGACCGGTGGTACAGACAAGATTGCACCACGTCTTACAGACAAGTTAGTTGTGTATTTTACTAGTCTAAGAGGGGTTAGGAAGACATACGAGGATTGCTGCCATGTCCGAGTGATTTTAAAGGGATTGGGAGTTAAGGTTGATGAGAGGGACGTATCAATGCACGCGGGATTCAAGGAGGAATTAAAGGAACTACTTGGTGAGGGGTTTGGTGGTGGTAGCTTGCCAAGAGTGTTTCTTGGGAAGAAATGTATTGGTGGGGCTGATGAGATACGGCGGTTGAACGAAGAGGGTAAGCTTGAGAAGCTGGTCGAAAGTTGTGAATTGGTTGATGATGCTGGTGGAGGTGGAAACGGTAACGTTTGTGAAGCATGCGGAGATATTAGATTCGTGCCTTGTGAGACATGTTCAGGAAGTTGCAAAATCTACTACGAGGGAGATTACGACGAAGAAGAATTAGATGAAAGTGATCATGAATATGGTTTTCATAGATGCCCTGATTGCAATGAAAACGGACTTATACGGTGTCCTGTTTGTTGTGGCTGA
- the LOC105177232 gene encoding binding partner of ACD11 1, which produces MEYEVGTYMVEVIGLSPEASWEDVYQFFLNCGSIKRLEITRISADISIAHVEFEEAYSVKIALFLSGSEIAGQPVAICSCGTYNVDPSPYLVDFGEEENGSNSVATHSNSFISTPGEAMTVVQGVMQTMILKGYVLSKDALSKAKAFDESHQVSSTAAAKVAELSKKIGLTDKVHSGVEAAKYVDEKYHVSEVTKSVASYTGRTAVAAANAVVNSSYFAKGALWVSGVLDRAAKAAADLGNRGVEK; this is translated from the exons ATGGAGTATGAGGTGGGTACTTATATGGTAGAAGTCATTGGGCTTTCACCAGAAGCAAGTTGGGAAGACGTTTACCAGTTCTTCCTTAACTGTGGAAGTATTAAACGCTTAGAAATAACGAG AATAAGTGCTGACATTTCTATAGCCCATGTCGAATTTGAGGAAGCTTATTCCGTGAAAATTGCTCTTTTTCTCAGT GGGTCTGAGATTGCTGGTCAGCCAGTAGCGATATGTAGCTGCGGAACATATAATGTTGATCCATCTCCATATCTTGTTGATTTTGGGGAGGAGGAGAATGGAAGTAACTCAGTG GCAACACATTCCAACAGCTTTATTTCTACTCCTGGAGAAGCTATGACAGTAGTGCAAGGAGTTATGCAAACCATGATCTTGAAGGGCTACGTATTAAGTAAAGATGCACTGTCAAAAGCCAAAGCTTTTGACGAATCCCATCAAGTTTCATCCACTGCAGCCGCCAAGGTTGCAGAACTGAGCAAAAAGATTGGACTTACTGATAAAGTCCATTCAGGAGTAGAGGCCGCAAAATACGTGGATGAGAAGTACCATGTTTCGGAGGTGACGAAGTCAGTGGCATCATACACGGGTAGAACAGCTGTGGCTGCTGCAAATGCTGTGGTTAACAGCAGCTATTTTGCCAAAGGGGCTCTCTGGGTTTCAGGCGTCCTGGATAGGGCAGCTAAGGCTGCTGCGGACTTAGGTAACAGAGGTGTCGAGAAATGA
- the LOC105177233 gene encoding transcription factor PRE1 produces MSSSGRRSRQSSSGSSRISDDQIIDLVSKLHQLLPEIRTTRRPNKASANKVLQETCNYIRDLHKEVDNLSERLSQLLSTIDANSPEAAIIRSLI; encoded by the exons ATGTCGTCGTCTGGGAGAAGGTCAAGACAGTCAAGTTCTGGTAGTTCCAGGATAAGCGATGATCAGATCATTGATCTCGTCTCCAAACTCCACCAACTCCTTCCTGAAATTCGCACCACCAGGCGTCCAAACAag GCATCTGCAAATAAGGTGCTTCAGGAGACCTGCAACTACATCAGAGACTTGCACAAAGAGGTGGATAATCTGAGCGAGAGGCTATCCCAGCTGCTGTCTACCATCGACGCTAACAGCCCTGAGGCTGCAATAATTAGGAGCTTAATCTAA